In Erigeron canadensis isolate Cc75 chromosome 1, C_canadensis_v1, whole genome shotgun sequence, a single window of DNA contains:
- the LOC122585288 gene encoding probable DNA helicase MCM8, which yields MTMMITKAGKEMSTNKGGQISHILAKYFPQIDYSHADGKKKLQLTSKLYEHFFSTPDGSDFISQVKRDEMLFILPLDFQQFRKVCVIMEFYDALERNPKEAILCMCAAVHKVLYSKSNDEELDDSAKVNIRLHNYPESMIALKNLKAAYIERLVSVRGTVVKVSTVRPLVVHMSFECTKCGTTNSRDFPDGKFSPPPSCAVHGCKSRTFNPIRSSAQPIDFQKIRIQELLKSEHHEEGRVPRTVECELVEDLVDLCIPGDVVTVTGIIRVINNYMDIGGGKSKGKNQGLYYLYLEGISIKNSKSQSEPESTKDTKSVVKSTDLLDLYSFSQRDSEFVLKYHSEHGRDVFRQILQSLCPSIYGHELVKAGITLALFGGVRKHSMDQNKVPVRGDIHVIIVGDPGLGKSQLLQAAASVSPRGIYVCGNATTNAGLTVAVMKDSMTGDYAFEAGAMVLADRGLCCIDEFDKMSAEHQSLLEAMEQQCVSVAKAGLVASLSAQTTVLAAANPVGGHYDRAKTVNENLKINSALLSRFDLVFILLDKPDELLDKRVSEHIMSLHAGNVDNSQAARKLANSQSVSGIDLNVKSGSLVSRLRLDPRKDRDFVPLPSPLLRKYIAYARTFASPRMSRPAAKILQDFYLKLRDRNTSADGTPITARQLESLVRLAQARARVELREEISVEDAEDVVEIMKESLYDKYVDEHGCVDFGRAGGMSRPKEAKRFLGALNKQSELEQKDCFSISEIYSLADRIGLKVPDVDTFVDNLNSVGYLLKKGPKTYQVLSSTYTRSQSSRSKC from the exons GTAAAAAGAGATGAAATGCTGTTCATTTTGCCGCTTGATTTTCAACAATTCCGGAAAGTATGCGTGATCATGGAATTTTATGATGCATTAGAAAGAAATCCAAAAGAAGCTATATTATGCATGTGTGCTGCAGTACATAAG GTTTTGTACTCTAAGTCAAATGATGAAGAATTAGATGACAGTGCTAAGGTTAATATCCGTCTGCATAACTACCCCGAATCTATGATTGCTTTGAAGAATTTAAAGGCTGCATACATTG AAAGGCTTGTTTCTGTGCGTGGCACTGTTGTAAAAGTCAGCACTGTCAGGCCTTTGGTGGTACATATGAGTTTTGAGTGTACCAAATGTGGAACAACTAATAGTCGTGACTTTCCCGATGGGAAGTTTTCACCTCCTCCCAGCTGTGCAGTACATGGATGCAAAAGCAGAACTTTTAACCCAATTAGATCCAGTGCACAACCAATAGATTTTCAGAAAATAAG AATTCAGGAGTTGCTGAAATCTGAGCATCATGAAGAAGGTCGGGTGCCAAGAACTGTGGAATGTGAGCTTGTTGAAGATCTTGTAGACCTGTGCATTCCTGGAGATGTGGTGACTGTTACCGGTATCATAAGGGTGATAAACAATTACATGGATATAGGCGGAG GAAAATCGAAGGGAAAGAACCAAGGATTATATTACTTGTATCTGGAAGGAATTTCAATTAAGAACTCCAAGTCACAGTCTGAGCCTGAGAGCACGAAAGATACAAAATCTGTGGTTAAATCTACAGATTTGCTGGATTTATATTCATTCAGTCAACGGGATTCAGAATTCGTTTTGAAGTACCATTCAGAGCATGGTCGAGATGTCTTCCGCCAAATACTGCAATCACTTTGTCCTTCCATCTATGGGCATGAACTTGTTAAAG CTGGGATCACATTGGCATTGTTTGGAGGTGTGAGAAAGCACTCAATGGATCAGAACAAGGTTCCTGTCCGAGGAGACATTCATGTGATAATCGTTG GCGATCCAGGATTGGGAAAAAGTCAATTATTGCAGGCAGCAGCTTCAGTTTCACCACGAGGTATATATGTTTGTGGGAATGCCACAACCAATGCCGGACTCACTGTTGCGGTAATGAAGGATTCAATGACTGGTGACTATGCTTTTGAAGCTg gtGCTATGGTACTTGCAGACAGAGGATTATGCTGTATTGATGAATTCGATAAAATGTCTGCAGAGCACCAG TCTCTACTGGAAGCTATGGAGCAACAGTGTGTTTCAGTTGCCAAGGCAGGACTGGTAGCAAGTTTATCGGCTCAAACAACTGTTTTAGCAGCAGCAAACCCTGTTGGCGGCCATTACGA CCGGGCAAAAACTGTGAATGagaacttaaaaataaattctGCTTTGTTATCACGATTTGATTTGGTTTTCATATTGCTTGATAAGCCTGATGAGTTACTTGACAAAAGAGTTTCAGAACACATTATGTCT CTCCATGCTGGCAATGTTGATAATTCACAAGCTGCGAGAAAACTTGCAA ATTCTCAAAGTGTTAGCGGTATAGATCTGAATGTAAAGAGTGGGTCATTAGTCTCACGGTTGAGACTTGATCCCAGGAAGGACCGTGATTTTGTTCCACTACCTAGTCCTCTACTCCGTAAATACATTGCGTATGCAAGAACTTTTGCCTCGCCAAG GATGTCTAGACCAGCAGCTAAGATCCTGCAGGATTTCTATTTGAAACTCAGAGACCGCAATACTTCTGCTGATGGCACACCAATAACTGCAAGACAATTAGAAAGTCTGGTAAGGCTGGCACAAGCTCGGGCTAGGGTTGAGTTGAGAGAAGAAATAAGTGTTGAAGATGCTGAG GATGTTGTTGAAATAATGAAGGAATCCTTGTATGACAAGTATGTTGATGAGCATGGATGTGTGGATTTTGGTCGAGCTGGCGGGATGAGTCGTCCGAAAGAAGCCAAGCGATTCTTAGGTGCACTTAACAAGCAATCAGAGCTGGAACAGAAAGATTGCTTTTCTATATCG GAAATATACAGTTTGGCAGATAGGATTGGGTTAAAAGTCCCTGATGTTGACACATTTGTGGATAATTTAAACAGCGTTGGCTATCTACTTAAAAAGGGCCCGAAAACTTATCAGGTGTTATCCTCAACTTATACCAGGAGTCAATCATCGAGATCAAAGTGTTGA